The Nitriliruptor alkaliphilus DSM 45188 genome includes a region encoding these proteins:
- the hisG gene encoding ATP phosphoribosyltransferase, with protein sequence MLRVAVPNKGTLSEAAAELLSEAGYRQRRDSRELVLVDPDNDVEFFFLRPRDIATYVGSGRIDLGLTGRDLLLDSESDAEEVLALGFGGSTFRYAAVAGSVAAVEDFAGKRIATSYPGLVRRDLATRGIETEVVRLDGAVETAVRLGVADIIADVVSTGTTLRQAGLEIIGEPILRSEAVLIRRVGAPDDEQVDQLVRRVNGVIIARRYVMIDYDVRVEHIDAALPLTPGIESPTVSPLHDKGWVAVRAMVERRDTNRVMDELWVLGARGILVTDILACRL encoded by the coding sequence ATGCTCCGCGTCGCCGTCCCCAACAAGGGCACCCTGTCCGAGGCCGCCGCCGAGCTGCTGTCCGAGGCGGGCTACCGCCAGCGTCGCGACAGCCGTGAGCTCGTGCTGGTCGACCCCGACAACGACGTCGAGTTCTTCTTCCTGCGCCCGCGCGACATCGCCACGTACGTCGGTTCGGGACGGATCGACCTCGGACTCACCGGTCGCGACCTGCTGCTCGACTCCGAGAGCGACGCCGAGGAGGTGCTCGCGCTCGGCTTCGGCGGCTCCACGTTCCGTTACGCGGCCGTGGCGGGGTCGGTCGCAGCCGTGGAGGACTTCGCGGGCAAGCGGATCGCGACCTCCTACCCCGGCCTCGTACGCCGCGACCTCGCCACCCGGGGTATCGAGACCGAGGTGGTCCGCCTCGACGGCGCGGTCGAGACCGCCGTCCGGCTCGGTGTGGCCGACATCATCGCCGATGTGGTGTCGACCGGCACCACCCTGCGCCAGGCCGGCCTCGAGATCATCGGCGAGCCGATCCTGCGCAGCGAAGCGGTCCTGATCCGCCGGGTGGGCGCGCCCGACGACGAGCAGGTCGACCAGCTCGTGCGGCGTGTCAACGGGGTCATCATCGCCCGGCGCTACGTGATGATCGACTACGACGTCCGCGTCGAGCACATCGACGCCGCCCTGCCGCTGACCCCGGGGATCGAGTCCCCGACCGTCAGCCCCCTGCACGACAAGGGGTGGGTCGCGGTCCGCGCCATGGTCGAGCGGCGCGACACCAACCGGGTCATGGACGAGCTGTGGGTCCTCGGCGCCCGGGGGATCCTGGTCACCGACATCCTGGCCTGCCGCCTGTAG
- a CDS encoding phosphoribosyl-ATP diphosphatase gives MKRFDDLFTELQDKARTRPAGSGTVAALDAGVHAIGKKIVEEAAEVWMAAEHEGPERTAEEVSQLLYHLQVLLIATGLDLDDVYAHL, from the coding sequence GTGAAGCGATTCGACGACCTGTTCACCGAGCTCCAGGACAAGGCGCGGACCCGCCCGGCCGGATCGGGCACCGTCGCGGCCCTCGACGCCGGCGTCCACGCGATCGGCAAGAAGATCGTGGAGGAGGCCGCCGAGGTCTGGATGGCCGCCGAGCACGAGGGGCCCGAGCGCACCGCCGAGGAGGTCAGCCAACTGCTCTACCACCTCCAGGTGCTGCTCATCGCCACGGGGCTCGACCTCGACGACGTCTACGCTCACCTCTGA
- the infC gene encoding translation initiation factor IF-3, producing the protein MPRQPGQHRPTRTTPRRGGTSINDQQQRLNADIKVPRVRLVDADGTQVGIVPLAQALRRAREQELDLVEVAAQADPPVCRIMDYGKQKYQQTQKDKEARKRQNQVVVKEIKMRPKISSNDYGTKSGHVRRFLEAGSKVRASIMFRGREMTHTELGLRLLDRLAEDMAELASVEMAPKVDGRNMVMVLAPHKNKAALKAESEAAEAAAGDAAPAAAPDDTPDQTPAPEAAPATAGEAPTETTD; encoded by the coding sequence GTGCCTCGTCAGCCCGGTCAGCACCGCCCGACCCGCACCACACCTCGCCGAGGAGGCACCAGCATCAACGACCAGCAGCAGCGTCTGAACGCCGACATCAAGGTTCCGCGCGTGCGTCTCGTCGACGCCGACGGGACGCAGGTGGGCATCGTCCCGCTCGCGCAGGCCCTGCGCCGTGCACGTGAGCAGGAGCTCGACCTGGTGGAGGTGGCCGCTCAGGCCGACCCACCGGTCTGCCGGATCATGGACTACGGCAAGCAGAAGTACCAGCAGACGCAGAAGGACAAGGAGGCGCGCAAGCGCCAGAACCAGGTCGTGGTCAAAGAGATCAAGATGCGCCCCAAGATCTCGTCCAACGACTACGGCACCAAGTCCGGCCACGTGCGGCGCTTCCTGGAAGCTGGCTCCAAGGTGCGCGCGTCGATCATGTTCCGCGGTCGCGAGATGACCCACACCGAACTGGGGCTGCGTCTGCTCGACCGCCTCGCCGAGGACATGGCCGAGCTCGCGTCCGTCGAGATGGCACCGAAGGTCGATGGCCGCAACATGGTGATGGTCCTCGCCCCACACAAGAACAAGGCTGCGCTGAAGGCCGAGAGCGAAGCCGCCGAGGCCGCGGCGGGGGATGCCGCCCCAGCTGCCGCGCCCGACGACACTCCCGACCAGACCCCCGCCCCCGAGGCAGCTCCCGCCACGGCCGGCGAGGCACCGACCGAGACCACCGACTGA
- the rpmI gene encoding 50S ribosomal protein L35 translates to MPKQKTHSGAKKRFRVTRNGKVMVRRKNRKHLLEKKSASRKRRLQGEAELAPGDAAKVKRLLNQ, encoded by the coding sequence ATGCCCAAGCAGAAGACCCACAGCGGCGCCAAGAAGCGTTTCCGCGTCACCCGTAACGGCAAGGTGATGGTGCGCCGCAAGAACCGCAAGCACCTCCTCGAGAAGAAGTCCGCCTCGCGCAAGCGTCGCCTCCAGGGCGAGGCCGAGCTGGCACCGGGCGACGCCGCCAAGGTCAAGCGTCTGCTGAACCAGTGA
- the rplT gene encoding 50S ribosomal protein L20 has protein sequence MARVKRGVHAKKSHKAVLDRAKGFRGARSRRFKVAKEAVYHAERYAYRDRRSRKGDFRKLWITRINAQARVEGLSYSRLMHGLKLAQVDVDRKVLADLAVRDQAAFGALVATAKSAIEANASSAGAGDAA, from the coding sequence ATGGCGCGCGTGAAGCGTGGCGTCCACGCCAAGAAGAGCCACAAGGCCGTCCTCGACCGGGCCAAGGGTTTCCGGGGGGCGCGTAGCCGCCGGTTCAAGGTGGCCAAGGAGGCCGTCTACCACGCCGAGCGGTACGCCTACCGCGACCGCCGTTCCCGCAAGGGGGACTTCCGCAAGCTGTGGATCACCCGCATCAACGCCCAGGCACGCGTCGAGGGGCTGTCCTACAGCCGCCTCATGCACGGCCTGAAGCTCGCGCAGGTGGACGTGGACCGCAAGGTGCTCGCCGACCTCGCCGTACGGGACCAGGCGGCGTTCGGCGCGCTGGTGGCGACCGCGAAGTCGGCGATCGAGGCGAACGCCTCCTCGGCCGGCGCGGGCGACGCTGCCTGA
- a CDS encoding TrmH family RNA methyltransferase, producing the protein MPDTPVLTSTRNPRVRAAASLSRRRERVARGQHLAEGPRAVAEALAAGQVVEVLLTPDRRGELEIPAGVEVTVVADHVLAAVADAASPQGIVAVVATPLAALGDAMTGDLVLVLDRVADPGNVGTIVRTADAAGASGVVVTVGSADPFGPKAARAAVGSTYHLPIATDVRLEDVRALAAATGRRLLGLDAGAPNSVFDLDPAGGPVALVLGSEAHGLAEAEVLDGTLAIPIAGKAESLNVGAAAAVAAFAVARTLRDGATR; encoded by the coding sequence GTGCCCGACACCCCCGTCCTCACCTCCACGCGCAACCCTCGGGTCCGGGCGGCGGCTTCGTTGTCGCGGCGGCGTGAACGGGTCGCGCGGGGACAGCACCTGGCCGAGGGGCCCCGTGCGGTCGCCGAGGCGCTCGCCGCCGGGCAGGTCGTCGAGGTCCTCCTGACGCCCGATCGACGGGGCGAGCTCGAGATCCCTGCTGGCGTCGAGGTCACGGTGGTGGCCGATCACGTGCTGGCCGCGGTGGCCGACGCTGCCTCGCCGCAGGGGATCGTCGCCGTCGTGGCGACCCCGCTGGCTGCGCTCGGCGACGCCATGACCGGCGACCTGGTCCTGGTGCTGGACCGCGTCGCCGATCCGGGCAACGTCGGCACCATCGTGCGTACGGCCGACGCGGCCGGCGCGTCGGGCGTGGTGGTCACCGTCGGGAGCGCGGACCCGTTCGGTCCGAAGGCCGCCCGCGCGGCGGTGGGGTCCACCTACCACCTGCCGATCGCGACCGACGTGCGGCTCGAGGACGTGCGGGCGCTCGCAGCCGCCACGGGCCGGCGGCTGCTCGGCCTCGATGCGGGGGCGCCGAACTCGGTCTTCGACCTCGATCCTGCCGGCGGCCCGGTGGCGCTCGTCCTCGGCAGCGAAGCTCACGGGCTGGCCGAGGCCGAGGTGCTCGACGGCACGCTGGCCATCCCGATCGCCGGGAAGGCCGAATCCCTCAACGTGGGGGCGGCCGCCGCCGTCGCCGCGTTCGCCGTGGCGAGAACGCTCCGTGACGGCGCCACGCGGTAG
- a CDS encoding PAS domain-containing sensor histidine kinase, with the protein MADERSVFDALPEAVVVIGAGGRVDLVNDRAETLLGLSPDVVGRPLEEVLELRDDAGTRCLPPVTAPTVGDRLAERVLHLGAGDRARAVAIAGRWRDGQLVLTARNAGRREQLDAVHGDVVATVSHEIRSPLTSVKGFTRTLLAKWERFSDDQKRAMLETIDADADRVTRLLKELLDVSRIDAGRVQLYRTRVDAVALTASLVDKARHHDAAGERDLTVQVDGDLPPVLADADKLEQVLTNLIENALGYSDGAVDVRLAVVDDVLRITVSDEGPGIPDDQHRLVFQKFGRGRGVRRAGTGLGLYITRGLVEAHGGRVWFEPGAAVGAHVHVEVPIEPIG; encoded by the coding sequence GTGGCGGACGAGCGGTCGGTCTTCGATGCGCTCCCCGAGGCGGTCGTCGTCATCGGGGCGGGCGGTCGCGTCGACCTGGTCAACGATCGGGCCGAGACCCTGCTCGGGTTGTCGCCGGACGTCGTGGGTCGGCCCCTCGAGGAGGTCCTCGAGCTGCGCGACGACGCCGGCACGCGGTGTCTCCCACCGGTCACGGCGCCGACCGTGGGTGACCGGCTCGCTGAGCGGGTCCTGCACCTCGGGGCCGGCGACCGTGCCCGCGCGGTCGCGATCGCGGGGCGCTGGCGCGACGGCCAGCTGGTGCTGACCGCCCGGAACGCCGGACGGCGCGAGCAGCTCGACGCGGTCCACGGTGACGTGGTGGCCACCGTCAGCCACGAGATCCGCTCGCCCCTGACGAGCGTGAAGGGCTTCACCCGCACGCTCCTGGCCAAGTGGGAGCGGTTCTCGGACGACCAGAAGCGCGCGATGCTCGAGACGATCGACGCCGACGCCGACCGCGTCACACGCCTGCTCAAGGAGCTGCTCGACGTCTCGCGGATCGATGCCGGTCGCGTCCAGCTGTACCGCACCCGCGTGGACGCGGTCGCGCTGACCGCCTCCCTGGTCGACAAGGCCCGCCACCACGACGCGGCGGGTGAACGCGACCTCACGGTGCAGGTCGACGGCGACCTGCCGCCGGTGCTCGCGGACGCCGACAAGCTCGAGCAGGTGCTGACCAACCTCATCGAGAACGCGCTCGGCTACTCCGACGGCGCGGTCGACGTGCGCCTGGCCGTCGTCGACGACGTCCTGCGCATCACGGTCTCCGACGAGGGGCCGGGCATCCCCGACGACCAGCACCGGCTGGTGTTCCAGAAGTTCGGGCGAGGGCGCGGCGTGCGGCGAGCCGGCACGGGGCTCGGCCTGTACATCACCCGCGGGCTCGTCGAAGCGCACGGTGGCCGCGTCTGGTTCGAGCCGGGCGCCGCCGTGGGCGCGCACGTCCACGTCGAGGTCCCGATCGAGCCGATCGGTTGA
- the pheS gene encoding phenylalanine--tRNA ligase subunit alpha, translating to MTELPELQAAAVAAAGAAADLEELDEVRVRFTGKRSPLAELQQGMRDLSPDERKARGQQLNAFKAAFAAAYDARHAELASAALRARLETERLDLTLPPRRVPVGRPHLLTQVEQEMLDVFVGLGFAVAEGPEVESGTYNFDLLNIEPDHPARQEMDTIYVSREDDVVLRTHTSPVQARVMTTQEPPIAVVCPGRVFRADSVDATHSPVFTQIEGLVVAEGITMAHLRGTLLTFARRLFGEDRQIRMRPSFFPFTEPSAEIDVTYEKHPSGWLEILGSGMVDPNVLTACGIDPLRYSGFAFGIGVERVAMLRHGVTDIRDLFDSDVRFLTTF from the coding sequence GTGACCGAACTGCCCGAGCTGCAGGCCGCCGCCGTCGCGGCGGCCGGGGCCGCTGCCGACCTCGAGGAGCTCGACGAGGTCCGCGTCCGCTTCACCGGGAAGCGCTCGCCGCTGGCCGAGCTGCAGCAGGGGATGCGCGACCTCAGCCCGGACGAGCGCAAGGCACGCGGCCAGCAGCTCAACGCCTTCAAGGCCGCGTTCGCGGCCGCCTACGACGCGCGTCACGCTGAGCTCGCCTCCGCCGCGCTGCGTGCCCGCCTCGAGACCGAGCGGCTCGACCTGACCCTGCCCCCGCGGCGCGTCCCCGTCGGCCGCCCCCACCTGCTGACCCAGGTCGAGCAGGAGATGCTCGACGTGTTCGTGGGGCTCGGGTTCGCGGTCGCCGAGGGCCCCGAGGTCGAATCGGGCACCTACAACTTCGACCTGTTGAACATCGAGCCCGACCATCCCGCACGCCAGGAGATGGACACCATCTACGTCTCCCGCGAGGACGACGTGGTCCTGCGCACCCACACCTCCCCGGTCCAGGCACGGGTGATGACCACCCAGGAACCGCCGATCGCGGTGGTCTGCCCCGGCCGGGTGTTCCGCGCCGACTCGGTCGACGCGACGCACTCGCCGGTGTTCACCCAGATCGAGGGCCTCGTGGTGGCCGAGGGGATCACGATGGCGCACCTGCGTGGGACGCTGCTGACCTTCGCGCGTCGCCTGTTCGGCGAGGACCGGCAGATCAGGATGCGGCCGTCGTTCTTCCCCTTCACCGAACCGTCCGCCGAGATCGACGTCACCTACGAGAAGCACCCGTCCGGCTGGCTGGAGATCCTCGGCTCGGGGATGGTCGATCCCAACGTGCTCACCGCCTGCGGCATCGATCCGCTGCGCTACTCGGGGTTCGCCTTCGGGATCGGTGTGGAACGGGTCGCGATGCTGCGCCACGGGGTCACCGACATCCGCGACCTGTTCGACAGCGACGTGCGCTTCCTCACCACGTTCTGA
- the pheT gene encoding phenylalanine--tRNA ligase subunit beta has protein sequence MKLPLSWLAAHVDLASTSVARDDGSLDVDALVDVMSLNGLEVEEVTTPGAGTSGVRTARVLDWAPHPDADKLRVAHVTGEGGDGSIELVCGAANFDVGDVVAHAFPGSSVPGMEMAQREIRGVVSNGMLASARELQLGDDHDGILVLPAGTPLGVAVTDLLPLGEPVIEVAVQADRGDHHSVLGVARDLAAILDTTWSAPEVPDALPSAGVPVELATDGCASFVAWTLEDVRVQASPLWLQQRLAQCGIRSIDVVVDVTNYVMLELGQPLHAFDLDRLKGPALTVRRSTGGDQLTTLDDRARVLEAGDMVIDDAQGPVSLAGVMGGRDTEVSATTTRVLLEAAVWEPASIRATSRRLNLVSEASQRYERRVDPDGAGRGAARAVQLLVELAGARPVATTVVRTDPAPTWTQLPPVEIDTERVRRLLAVEELDTARQAALLARAGAAVDDLGDGRLRVSPPSWRGDLTREADLAEEVARLHGYEAIPAQLPALATTGGLTAGQRAEREVRDLARAAGFHEAVTRPFVGDDALEGLVPTTSRVELANPLAKDAAAMRPTLLEGLLQAVRRNAGQGRAGTALFELGRVFRPVDDRLAAALDGARTEVGGQDWRWRDPRGAELPIQPRALGVVAQGLRAGEDWLDVDARWSVHDVLAVLDEVALRLAPTAEARRLERVPVEREGFHPGRTVALLLGGHEVGLVGQLHPDEADRRDLPEPVAAGELLLEPFLRAVDAGAAPVTARPLVKHPALTIDVALVADDPVPYARLEAAIRRGAGELLDGLWWFDEYRGEQVGAGRRSVAVRLRLQAPDRQLTEDDEKQVIEAVAAAAEEAGATLRR, from the coding sequence GTGAAGCTCCCGCTGTCCTGGCTCGCCGCCCACGTCGACCTGGCGTCCACCTCCGTCGCACGTGACGATGGCTCGCTCGACGTGGACGCGCTCGTGGACGTGATGAGCCTGAACGGGCTCGAGGTCGAGGAGGTCACCACCCCCGGCGCCGGCACCAGCGGGGTCCGCACGGCGCGGGTGCTCGACTGGGCGCCGCACCCGGACGCCGACAAGCTGCGCGTCGCTCACGTGACGGGCGAGGGCGGCGACGGCTCGATCGAGCTGGTCTGCGGTGCGGCCAACTTCGACGTCGGCGACGTCGTGGCGCACGCGTTCCCGGGATCGTCGGTACCCGGGATGGAGATGGCGCAGCGCGAGATCCGCGGGGTGGTGTCCAACGGGATGCTGGCCTCGGCCCGCGAGCTGCAGCTCGGCGACGATCACGACGGCATCCTGGTGCTGCCGGCGGGCACCCCGCTCGGCGTGGCCGTCACCGACCTGCTCCCCCTCGGCGAGCCCGTCATCGAGGTCGCCGTCCAAGCCGACCGCGGTGACCACCACAGCGTCCTCGGGGTGGCCCGCGACCTCGCCGCCATCCTCGACACCACCTGGTCGGCGCCGGAGGTCCCGGACGCGCTGCCGTCCGCCGGTGTCCCGGTCGAGCTCGCCACCGACGGGTGCGCGTCGTTCGTCGCCTGGACGCTCGAGGACGTCCGCGTCCAGGCCTCTCCGCTGTGGCTCCAGCAGCGCCTCGCCCAGTGCGGCATCCGGTCGATCGACGTCGTGGTGGACGTCACCAACTACGTGATGCTCGAGCTCGGCCAACCGCTGCACGCCTTCGACCTCGATCGGCTGAAGGGGCCGGCGCTGACCGTCCGGCGCTCGACGGGGGGCGACCAGCTGACCACGCTCGACGACCGCGCCCGCGTCCTCGAAGCGGGCGACATGGTCATCGACGACGCGCAGGGCCCCGTCAGCCTCGCCGGGGTGATGGGCGGACGCGACACCGAGGTCAGTGCGACCACGACCCGGGTGCTGCTCGAGGCGGCCGTGTGGGAGCCCGCCTCGATCCGCGCCACCTCCAGGCGCCTGAACCTGGTCAGCGAGGCGTCGCAGCGCTACGAGCGACGCGTCGACCCGGACGGCGCCGGTCGCGGCGCGGCGCGGGCGGTCCAGCTGCTGGTCGAGCTCGCTGGCGCCCGCCCCGTCGCCACGACGGTGGTGCGCACCGACCCGGCACCGACGTGGACGCAGCTGCCTCCGGTCGAGATCGACACCGAGCGGGTCCGGCGGCTGCTCGCGGTCGAGGAGCTCGACACGGCCAGGCAGGCGGCGTTGCTCGCACGTGCGGGCGCCGCCGTCGACGACCTCGGGGACGGCCGGCTGCGCGTGAGCCCGCCGTCGTGGCGTGGTGACCTGACCCGCGAGGCCGACCTCGCCGAGGAGGTCGCGCGCCTCCACGGCTACGAGGCGATCCCGGCGCAGTTGCCGGCCCTGGCCACCACCGGTGGGCTGACCGCCGGCCAGCGGGCCGAGCGCGAGGTCCGTGACCTGGCCCGTGCTGCCGGCTTCCACGAGGCCGTCACCCGTCCCTTCGTGGGTGACGACGCGCTCGAAGGGTTGGTCCCGACGACGAGCCGGGTCGAACTCGCCAACCCGCTCGCCAAGGACGCGGCGGCGATGCGTCCGACCCTGCTCGAAGGGCTGCTCCAGGCGGTACGCCGCAACGCGGGGCAGGGCCGTGCGGGCACGGCCCTGTTCGAGCTCGGTCGTGTCTTCCGTCCCGTCGACGATCGGCTCGCAGCGGCCCTGGACGGCGCGCGGACCGAGGTCGGCGGGCAGGACTGGCGGTGGCGCGACCCGCGCGGGGCCGAACTGCCGATCCAGCCTCGGGCGCTCGGCGTGGTCGCACAGGGTCTGCGGGCGGGGGAGGACTGGCTCGACGTGGACGCGCGGTGGTCGGTCCACGACGTGCTCGCGGTCCTCGACGAGGTCGCGCTGCGCCTCGCCCCCACCGCGGAGGCACGTCGCCTCGAGCGGGTCCCCGTCGAACGGGAGGGCTTCCACCCGGGGCGCACCGTCGCCCTGCTCCTCGGCGGACACGAGGTGGGCCTCGTCGGCCAGCTGCACCCCGACGAGGCGGACCGACGTGACCTGCCCGAGCCGGTCGCCGCGGGCGAGCTGCTGCTGGAACCGTTCCTGCGTGCGGTGGATGCCGGCGCAGCGCCGGTGACGGCCCGACCGCTGGTCAAGCACCCGGCGCTGACGATCGACGTCGCGCTCGTGGCCGACGATCCGGTCCCGTACGCGCGCCTGGAGGCGGCGATCCGCCGCGGTGCCGGGGAGCTGCTCGACGGCCTGTGGTGGTTCGACGAGTACCGCGGTGAGCAGGTCGGTGCGGGACGCCGATCGGTCGCCGTCCGCCTGCGCCTCCAGGCCCCCGACCGTCAGCTGACCGAGGACGACGAGAAGCAGGTCATCGAGGCGGTCGCGGCCGCGGCCGAGGAGGCAGGCGCGACCCTGCGCCGGTGA
- a CDS encoding LVIVD repeat-containing protein: MRPSRSLRRSRLLVLAAAASLTAGFLPVGSIGLAAPSLTLADTPHNIEHVANIQYEDRYGTRPNQGSDLEFATIPVVTEVQAPRGNGKGKAPPRVVTTTEDRTFSFAGSYTNGLHIIDVTIPDEPELVAVYDCAIAQGDVQVFERDGRWLVAYTRDSGYAGATRTESTCFHEAEALGFGPAAELGPGTFIADVTDPTAPRTVSFVSFPKGSHNQTVHPSGDYLYNSNSELITSVVGEVGIEVFDIRDLSAPEQVAFLPLPIRPGLGTESHDITFNRDGTRAYSAALSQTVIIDTTDPAAPELISSIVDPMINVEHQSDPVTIVDPILGERDFLIIEDEFVGALGTGQCPNGGVHVYDITGDLEQDPVKVGYWNVALFGPTTNVTDSCTAHVFEIHEDEQLMTIAFYNGGVRVVDLSGLVGVALGDVGVGMREVASFRFEDANTWAVKAPSVDRDGVFHIYGNDQRRGFDAYEVDLSGGAENATTDGRDGWLTPEELELRVASLPAVDVTQADLFRCMLPSV; this comes from the coding sequence GTGCGTCCATCCCGGTCCCTGCGCCGCTCGCGTCTGCTGGTGTTGGCTGCGGCCGCCTCACTGACCGCCGGGTTCCTCCCGGTGGGCAGCATCGGCCTCGCGGCGCCCTCGCTCACGCTGGCTGACACGCCGCACAACATCGAGCACGTCGCCAACATCCAGTACGAGGACCGCTACGGCACCCGCCCGAACCAGGGCAGCGACCTCGAGTTCGCGACCATCCCCGTCGTCACCGAGGTCCAGGCCCCTCGCGGCAACGGCAAAGGCAAGGCGCCGCCACGCGTGGTGACCACCACCGAGGACCGGACCTTCTCGTTCGCGGGCTCGTACACCAACGGCCTGCACATCATCGACGTGACGATCCCCGACGAGCCCGAGCTGGTGGCCGTCTACGACTGCGCCATCGCGCAGGGCGACGTCCAGGTCTTCGAGCGTGACGGCCGCTGGCTGGTCGCCTACACCCGTGACAGCGGGTACGCCGGCGCCACGCGCACCGAGTCGACCTGCTTCCACGAGGCCGAGGCCCTCGGGTTCGGGCCCGCCGCCGAGCTCGGGCCCGGGACCTTCATCGCGGACGTCACCGACCCGACGGCGCCGAGGACGGTCTCCTTCGTCAGCTTCCCGAAGGGCTCGCACAACCAGACCGTCCACCCGAGCGGCGACTACCTCTACAACTCCAACTCCGAGCTGATCACCTCGGTGGTCGGTGAGGTCGGCATCGAGGTCTTCGACATCCGCGACCTGTCAGCCCCCGAGCAGGTCGCGTTCCTGCCGCTGCCGATCCGCCCGGGCCTCGGCACCGAGTCGCACGACATCACCTTCAACCGCGACGGCACCCGTGCCTACTCCGCCGCGCTGTCGCAGACCGTGATCATCGACACCACCGACCCGGCCGCGCCCGAGCTGATCAGCTCGATCGTCGACCCGATGATCAACGTCGAGCACCAGTCGGACCCGGTCACGATCGTCGACCCGATCCTCGGCGAACGCGACTTCCTCATCATCGAGGACGAGTTCGTCGGTGCGCTCGGGACCGGTCAGTGCCCCAACGGTGGCGTGCACGTCTACGACATCACCGGCGACCTCGAGCAGGACCCGGTCAAGGTCGGGTACTGGAACGTCGCGCTGTTCGGGCCGACCACCAACGTGACCGACAGCTGCACCGCCCACGTGTTCGAGATCCACGAGGACGAGCAGCTGATGACCATCGCCTTCTACAACGGCGGGGTCCGGGTCGTGGACCTGTCGGGTCTGGTCGGCGTCGCCCTCGGCGACGTCGGTGTGGGGATGCGCGAGGTGGCCAGCTTCCGGTTCGAGGACGCCAACACCTGGGCGGTCAAGGCCCCGTCGGTCGACCGCGACGGCGTGTTCCACATCTACGGCAACGACCAGCGTCGCGGGTTCGACGCCTACGAGGTGGACCTGTCCGGGGGTGCCGAGAACGCGACCACCGACGGCCGGGACGGGTGGCTGACACCGGAGGAGCTCGAGCTCCGGGTGGCCTCGCTGCCAGCGGTCGACGTGACGCAGGCGGACCTCTTCCGGTGCATGCTGCCGAGCGTCTGA
- the arfB gene encoding alternative ribosome rescue aminoacyl-tRNA hydrolase ArfB — translation MASIPISRGVSIPEAELDLRASRSSGPGGQGVNTTDSKVELRWNVRESTALSEVQRARVLDRLGSRITGDGVLILQSSEQRSQQQNRAAAVARLQALLAEAIQPPKVRRPTRRTRGSKERRLQAKKQRSETKKLRKPPDA, via the coding sequence GTGGCCAGCATCCCGATCTCCCGAGGCGTCTCGATCCCCGAGGCGGAGCTCGACCTGCGCGCGTCGCGGTCCTCGGGTCCCGGCGGGCAGGGGGTCAACACCACCGACTCGAAGGTCGAGCTGCGCTGGAACGTGCGGGAGTCGACGGCGCTGAGCGAGGTGCAGCGCGCCCGGGTGCTCGATCGGCTCGGGTCGCGGATCACCGGTGACGGTGTGCTGATCCTGCAGTCGTCCGAGCAGCGCAGCCAGCAGCAGAACCGTGCCGCCGCCGTCGCACGGCTGCAGGCACTGCTCGCCGAGGCCATCCAGCCGCCGAAGGTGCGGCGGCCGACCCGCCGGACGAGGGGGTCCAAGGAACGGCGGCTCCAGGCCAAGAAGCAGCGCAGCGAGACCAAGAAGCTCCGCAAGCCCCCCGACGCCTGA
- a CDS encoding rhodanese-like domain-containing protein → MTTTAAAMVAGADARVRSLTPYQVEAHLLAQDCVLVDLREPDELDDEGLIAGAFHVPRGQLEFRADPASPEHRPPLHPDQRTILYCTEGHRSALGTDTLHRLGYRDVAHLAGGLEAWKRAGRPVAGLDYRT, encoded by the coding sequence ATGACCACGACCGCAGCAGCGATGGTGGCCGGGGCCGACGCGCGGGTGCGCAGCCTCACCCCCTACCAGGTCGAGGCGCACCTGCTCGCGCAGGACTGCGTCCTGGTCGACCTGCGGGAACCCGACGAGCTCGACGACGAGGGCCTGATCGCCGGGGCGTTCCACGTCCCGCGGGGCCAGCTGGAGTTCCGGGCGGACCCGGCGAGCCCGGAGCACCGTCCGCCGTTGCACCCCGACCAGCGCACGATCCTGTACTGCACCGAGGGGCACCGCTCGGCGCTGGGGACCGACACGCTCCACCGTCTCGGGTACCGCGACGTCGCCCACCTCGCCGGTGGGCTCGAGGCGTGGAAGCGGGCCGGTCGACCGGTGGCCGGGCTGGACTACCGGACGTGA